The segment AGCGATCAGTTTCGGGATTCCACACATCATAATCGATGCCGTTGAGGACGCCTCGGAATTTACTCTGGTGCGTATGTAAAGTGTGTCCGAGTCCGTATCCAATCGGAGTATGACAGGCTTCCCAAGCGTGATGGGGTGAAACTGTTGTGACGTAATTTGAGTAAACAATGCCCCCTTTCATGAAGTTCAACGCAAAGGGGTTGAAGTTATCCCGCAGGCGATCATACTGGAAAAAGTAAGCTTCTTGATTCAGGCCGGTTGCCCACAGAACCTCTGAACCGCCCATTCCTTGATGTTTGAAGTTATGGATGGTGTAGCAAACTCGTTGCAGCCCCATGTCATATTTGTAATTCTCAAACAACATGACGGGAACTAAGCCGGTTTGCCAGTCATGGCAGTGGATGACATCGGGACGCTTGTTACTCTTGTGCAAAAATTCTAGGGCAGCTTTGCTGAAGAATGCAAAGCGCATATTGTCGTCATCGCAGCCGTAGTAACAGTGCCGGTTAAAGAAGTTATCTGGTGAGTGAGGTTCAATGAAGAAACACAGTCGCCCGTACACCCAGCCGCAATAAACGGAACAGTGGATCGCACCGCCATACCAGGGCACCCACAAATCTTTATAGGCATCATGGAGTCCCCAAATATGGTCATAGCGCATACAATCGTATTTCGGCAGAATCAACTCTACCGTATGACCGCGACTTTCTAAATCCCTGCTGAGTCCGTAAACCACATCACCCAAGCCTCCAGCTTTGATGACGGGGGCGCACTCGGAAGCGATTTGTACGATATACATCCAGACTCCTCGCTCAATAACAAATGTATTTTTTTAATTTCACAGAAGTATACATATTTAGAGCCAGAACGCAACTCAGTCATTGGAAACAGATCCAGTGCGAGGGTTGTGGCGGCTTAGGAAATAGAACTTGGTTTTCTTGCATTATTCTCAATTAACCGGCATTTATGGTGGCGAAAAACACCGGCACCCGAAAAATTAAAAACCACCTAGACTTTGAAATCTTAGGTGGCTTTGCTTTAAATATAACGAGGTTTAAATTAAATGGAGCCGAGCAGAATTGAACTGCTGTCCAAACAAGGTATTAACTCTCCGCTCATTCACAGGCGTAGCCCTTCTGACCCTCAGGGCGGGAACCATCCATTATCCCGGATGACAGGATGCACTGGTTAAATCTTAACTAGCAAGCCACCCAGAGAACACTTACTAGAGCATCCGTTGGGGTTTTGTCTGCAATCCTTAACGGAGTCGAACTACAGACGCTCGAACCTAAATGAGGTTTTTATTAGGCAGCAACGGTGGCTGTCTTACGAGCAAAAGGAACGATGTTGTTCGCATTTACTTTTTTTTTGAGCCTAGGATTTACGAGAGGCGACTCACTCTCGGCCTGAATCACAAAGTAGCTTTCGCTCGCCTGTCGAAACCATTACGGCCCCTTGCGTTCTTTCCTTATTATAATCAATTCTTTTGACCAGGACTAGGAAAAAAAGATTAAAAAGGTGGTAATCCCCGAAATTTTTGTAGGGTTAAGCGAACCTTGCGGAAAAATGAGCGAGTTTTGCGGAGTGTAAATCTGCCGGCGGTGAATGATCAAACCGAAGTTGACCACTACCCCCCTGTTCCTTTGGCTTGCCACCGGCAGCTAATCTTGATATATAGGGGGGGTTTCAAGGGAGATGGGAAATTGAAGCTACTTTGCCTCAGCAATGGTCATGGGGAGGATGCGATTGCAGTTCGCATTTTGCGGGAACTACAGCAGCAGCCAAATCCCCCAGAATTAGCAGTCCTTCCCCTTGTCGGTGAAGGACGAGCCTACGCCGAGTTAGAGGGCGTACCGATGATCGCCCCGGTGAAGAAAATGCCCTCTGGTGGCTTTATTTATATGGATAGCCGGCAGTTATGGCGGGACGTGCAAGGAGGCTTACTGGATCTGACGTGGAACCAGTTACAAGCGGTGCGAGCTTGGGCACAACAGGGCGGATCGATTTTAGCCGTGGGGGATATTGTGCCCCTGTTGTTTGCCTGGTGGAGTGGGGCAAATTATGCGTTTGTAGGCACTGCCAAATCCGAATACTATCTACGCGATGAAGCCGGCTTGCTGCCGAACCGCTCGTGGTTTGAGGATCTGGAGAGTTGGTCTGGGTCAGTTTACCTGCCTTGGGAACGCTGGCTGATGCGTCACCGGCGCTGCAAAGCCGTTTTTCCCAGAGATCCCCTAACCACTGAGACGTTACAAAAGTTTTCGATTCCCGCGTTTGATCTGGGAAATCCGATGATGGATGAATTGGAACCGGCTCACCCACCGGCACTCTTTTATGATCCAGATGCGGAATTGAAAGAAACTCGGCGTCCCCTGATTGTCACCCTCCTGCCCGGTTCTAGAGCACCAGAAGCCTACGACAACTGGCAGAAAATTTTGCAAGCTGTGGCGCAGTTGTGCCAAACCTTTGCCGAGAGAACGCCGGTGTTTTTGGCTGCGATCTCACCCGGTTTAAGCTTAGATATCTTCTGCGAAAAATTGGAAGGTTATTACTGGCAAGCGGGAAAGCCGGATAACCTTCCAGTTTTCCCACCGATTTCTGATCCGGCTGCTGTGACGTTTACTCAAGGAAATGCAACCCTGATTTTGAGCCAAAACGCCTTTATTGAGTGCTTGCAACCGTCAGATTTAGCGATTGCAATGGCCGGCACTGCAACAGAACAGTATGTGGGTTTAGGAAAGCCGGCCTTCGCATTTCCTGGGGTTGGCCCTCAGTTCACGCCGGCTTTTGCCGAAGCTCAAAGCCGGTTACTAGGGCCATCCTTGATTTTGCTCGACCGGCCAACCGAAGTGGCCATCGTATTACGGCAGCTACTGCGCGATCCAGACCGGCTGCAACTGATTGCGGACAATGGCCTGCGGCGCATGGGCGAACCGGGTGCAGCAAGCCGCATCGTGGCTTGTTTGAGCGAAAAATTGTTAACTGCTAGCGGCTAATTGATCATAAAATCTTTAATTTTCTTTGCCCCACCACCGTTAAGGGGTGGGGGATCGCTTCAACACATTACCCGTGCTTGA is part of the Microcoleus sp. FACHB-68 genome and harbors:
- a CDS encoding lipid-A-disaccharide synthase-related protein — its product is MKLLCLSNGHGEDAIAVRILRELQQQPNPPELAVLPLVGEGRAYAELEGVPMIAPVKKMPSGGFIYMDSRQLWRDVQGGLLDLTWNQLQAVRAWAQQGGSILAVGDIVPLLFAWWSGANYAFVGTAKSEYYLRDEAGLLPNRSWFEDLESWSGSVYLPWERWLMRHRRCKAVFPRDPLTTETLQKFSIPAFDLGNPMMDELEPAHPPALFYDPDAELKETRRPLIVTLLPGSRAPEAYDNWQKILQAVAQLCQTFAERTPVFLAAISPGLSLDIFCEKLEGYYWQAGKPDNLPVFPPISDPAAVTFTQGNATLILSQNAFIECLQPSDLAIAMAGTATEQYVGLGKPAFAFPGVGPQFTPAFAEAQSRLLGPSLILLDRPTEVAIVLRQLLRDPDRLQLIADNGLRRMGEPGAASRIVACLSEKLLTASG
- the glgA gene encoding glycogen synthase GlgA; protein product: MYIVQIASECAPVIKAGGLGDVVYGLSRDLESRGHTVELILPKYDCMRYDHIWGLHDAYKDLWVPWYGGAIHCSVYCGWVYGRLCFFIEPHSPDNFFNRHCYYGCDDDNMRFAFFSKAALEFLHKSNKRPDVIHCHDWQTGLVPVMLFENYKYDMGLQRVCYTIHNFKHQGMGGSEVLWATGLNQEAYFFQYDRLRDNFNPFALNFMKGGIVYSNYVTTVSPHHAWEACHTPIGYGLGHTLHTHQSKFRGVLNGIDYDVWNPETDRYIPHSYTKEKLEGKAKNKQALRERLLLRDVDKPLICFIGRLDEQKGVHLVHHAIYYALERGAQFVLLGSATEAGINNHFWHEKQFLNDNPDVHLELGFNEELSHLIYAGADMIVVPSNYEPCGLTQMIGLRYGTVPIVRGVGGLVNTVFDRDYDENHLPEQRNGYVFYDTDYHALESTMERAIKLWYNYPEEFRQLVLQGMNYNYSWNYPGKDYLEIYESIRHK